GGGTGTTCGCAATCAGGCAGTGCTTACCCTCAGGTGCCTCGACGCACAGGAGTCGGAGGCGAAGGAATGATTAGCGGTTGGTCGGCGCTGCTGCCCTGTTTTGGTTGTGGTGGTCTCTGTAATTGAGTCTCGGAGTCCTGAATGCGGAGCATTTTGGTGGAAACCGGTTTTCTTTATGCCGCTCTCGACCCGTTGCCGTGTCATTGATGCGTCAATGCGAGTTGTGCCTGCCTGGGTTTGGTCTCTGCGTCATGGGCGCGTCAAAGTGATTGGTTTTTTTGCGGCCATGCCGGTGCGCTGATTCTGAACTGATGAGGTTCAGCAGGCTGCCTTCCGCCATAGGGCCCCCCTTCGTTTGCCGTAAAAGCGGCGAAGGTAGCAGTCCACGCTTCGCCCGAAAACTGAGCGGAGACTCGTGCTTCTTGCCCACATCGGTGGGCGCGAGGCTTCTGGGTGGATGCCCTTACTCCGAGACCGCCTGGCTTGGCTCTCTTTGGGCCTGAGTGGCGCTGGATGCACTGCGCGCCGTTCCAGTGGGTCGCCGCAGCTCCACGAAGTCGCGCGAGGGGCGCGCGCTCTGCGGAGTCTTGGTGCTCTTGAGGATTCTCGGAGGAGCTGGCCGCCCCTCAAGAGGGGCGAGTGCCCCGTGACGCGGCGGCGGAGGCGGCTGGATCAGAGGCCCTTGAAAGTGCCTTCACTTGCAGTATTGGTTTGGAGGTGCCGCGCTGGCCTTGCGCCGCCTCCTTGGGGACCAGAAAAGCAGGTAAGACACGCGCCCAGAAACCAGAGAGAGACGCCCTCCCAGAAACCTCAGAGCGGAAAGAGCGGGTCTCCGGGGGAATGTTGTTAACCACCGCCCCAAAAGTTAACAGCACTTGTTAACCGCTCTCGGTCTCTCTCTCCCTAGAAGGGGTGAAAGAGCGGTCCAGAGGGCCCAATTGACGGCGGAGGAGAGGGGGCATCTCGCTCTGCGGGATAGAGCGCTGAGAGCGCCCTCTTCGTCACCGCGAGCCAGAATCCCTTGCGATTCAGCGGCTTAAGCACGAAGGCCCCGCGATGTCATCGCGAGGCCCTTGTTAAACAAAAAGGGCCCTACCAGTTGGTAGGGCCCTTCAAGTAGCTCCCCGACGTGGACTCGAACCACGGACATGGTGATTAACAGTCACCCGCTCTACCAGCTGAGCTATCGGGGAATATGTCCCGTCGCGGCGGTGCGTTGCCGTGACGGATGCGACTTCTAGAGAACCGAGCCTGCCCTGTCAACTGTCCTGTTCGATCCGATCTCCCGGCTTACCTCGCAGCCCTGGTCCGCGCTCCAGGGACTGAGCCCTGTCGTGTCCGAGGCGCTTGCTCGCGTCCTCTCGGGCGACCCCGCCGAGCGCGTCCTCGACCGGACCCTGCGCTCCCACCGCGACCTGTCCCGTGAGGGACGTCAGGCGCTGAAGGAGGCCGTCTTCAACGTGGGCCTCTGGCGCCGCCGCCTGGGGTTCCTCCTGGACTCGCCGGATCCGTCACCCGCCCAACTCCTCTTCGCGCTCCTGCATGGCCTCGTGGGTGTTCCTGCTTCGGACGCGACGTCGTGGGCGGGGCTGGCGGCTCCGGTGCCCTTGCGGACCGGGACGCCTCCGTCGCTGGCGCTCCGGGCTTCGCTGCCGGACTGGCTCGCGGAGCACTTCGTCCGTGAGCTGGGGACGGAGGCGGAGGACTTCTGCGCCCATCTCAACGTTCCGGGCCCCATCACGCTCCGGGTGAACCCGGCCCGCATCTCCCGTGAGGCCCTGGCCGCGCGCCTGGCCTCCGAGGGCGTCACGACCCGCCCTGGAGCCTGGAGCCCGCTGGCCCTTCATGTCGACGGGGCCCGGCCGAACCTCTATGCCCTGCCTTCCCTCCGTGAGGGCCTGTTCGAGGTCCAGGACGAGGGCAGCCAGCTCCTGGGGCTCCTCGTGGAGGCCCGGCCC
This DNA window, taken from Corallococcus coralloides DSM 2259, encodes the following:
- a CDS encoding RsmB/NOP family class I SAM-dependent RNA methyltransferase — protein: MSEALARVLSGDPAERVLDRTLRSHRDLSREGRQALKEAVFNVGLWRRRLGFLLDSPDPSPAQLLFALLHGLVGVPASDATSWAGLAAPVPLRTGTPPSLALRASLPDWLAEHFVRELGTEAEDFCAHLNVPGPITLRVNPARISREALAARLASEGVTTRPGAWSPLALHVDGARPNLYALPSLREGLFEVQDEGSQLLGLLVEARPGETVLDLCAGAGGKTLQLGAAMKDSGRLLAYDPDAERLDRLQQRASRAGLTRVQVLRAPPSPGLNADRVLADAPCSELGSLRRGPDLRFRLTPDSLSRYTAIQRDILAHAGDVVRPGGRVVYATCTVNRAENQDVVADFLRSRPDFQAVTPGAGWLPEACLQDGFLFVTPHRHGTDGFFAAVLERGTAG